In Ipomoea triloba cultivar NCNSP0323 chromosome 15, ASM357664v1, one genomic interval encodes:
- the LOC116007252 gene encoding uncharacterized protein LOC116007252, which translates to MKKDHRKFQILVQLRWSAAAAAAIVIAAAVSCTAAEAEAEAEEAPLVSRIAFGSCANQSAPQPIWNAIIEYDPQVFIWLGDNIYGDIRRPFKLFGKERTIGPWKNVPRFIPSSEQEMKSRYHLAKANPGYSRLRTKTKVVGTWDDHDFGLNDAGKEFPGKINNQRLMLDFLDEPQESPRRKQAGIYASYVFGPGGKQVKVILLDTRYHRDPLFSDGSILGEAQWKWLEEELNGPSTAVTIIGSSIQVITNHSASVGPLFYMESWGRFPSERSHLFKLLSDSKREGVFFISGDVHFGEISRSDCAVGYPLYDITSSGLTQAVEKVVPSPLHLFVRFLAWLTPAPMRVMDKSCRFHSCTCGKPNFGTIEIDWNTTPVSLRFEVKDENGLPVTAVNISLFQLQGQRADTKMNTANEKFQRHCSLEVDLPFVVRYRLNILFLFTLIVVVVVIVALLYIITLCSMRWLQKYKLD; encoded by the exons atgaAGAAGGATCACCGGAAATTTCAAATACTAGTTCAGCTGCGGTGGTCGGCGGCGGCTGCTGCTGCTATCGTCATAGCTGCTGCTGTATCATGCACTGCGGCCGAAGCCGAAGCCGAAGCCGAAGAGGCTCCTCTTGTTTCCAGAATTGCCTTTGGATCCTGCGCCAACCAGAGCGCTCCACAG CCCATTTGGAATGCAATTATTGAGTATGATCCTCAAGTTTTCATTTGGCTGGGGGACAACATCTATGGAGACATTAGACGCCCTTTCAAGCTTTTCGGTAAGGAAAGGACTATTGGGCCCTGGAAAAATGTTCCCAGGTTCATACCTTCCTCTGAACAGGAAATGAAGTCTCGCTATCACCTGGCTAAGGCCAATCCTGGTTATTCTCGTCTTCGAACCAAAACTAAG GTTGTTGGTACTTGGGATGACCATGATTTTGGATTAAACGATGCTGGCAAAGAATTTCCGGGGAAGATTAATAACCAGAGACTTATGCTTGATTTCTTGGATGAACCACAGGAAAGTCCTCG GAGGAAACAAGCTGGCATCTATGCTTCTTATGTATTTGGTCCTGGTGGTAAACAAGTGAAG GTTATTCTTCTGGATACAAGGTACCATAGAGATCCATTATTTAGTGATGGGAGTATTTTGGGGGAAGCACAGTGGAAATGGTTGGAGGAGGAATTGAATGGACCTTCCACGGCTGTTACCATCATTGGATCTTCAATTCAG GTCATAACAAACCATTCAGCATCAGTTGGCCCTCTATTTTATATGGAGTCATGGGGGCGTTTCCCTTCAGAAAGAAGTCatcttttcaaattattatctGATAGTAAG aGGGAAGGCGTGTTCTTTATAAGTGGAGATGTTCATTTTGGAGAAATATCTCGAAGTGATTGTGCTGTTGGGTACCCCTTGTACGACATAACATCTAGTGGGCTTACTCAAGCTGTGGAAAAGGTTGTCCCGTCACCATTGCATCTATTTGTGAGATTCTTGGCTTGGTTAACACCAGCTCCAATGAGAGTGATGGACAAAAGCTGCAGATTTCATTCATGCACATGTG GAAAACCGAATTTTGGGACGATTGAGATTGATTGGAATACAACTCCTGTCAGTTTGAGATTTGAAGTAAAAGATGAAAACGGATTACCAGTTACGGCTGTGAACATTTCTTTATTTCAACTCCAAGGCCAAAGAGCAGACACCAAAATGAACACAGCGAATGAAAAATTTCAGAGGCATTGTTCTCTTGAAGTTGATTTACCATTCGTTGTCAGATACCGACTGAATATTCTGTTCCTTTTCACATTAATTG TGGTAGTCGTAGTAATTGTAGCACTCCTTTATATTATTACACTATGCTCAATGCGGTGGCTTCAAAAGTACAAGTTGGATTGA
- the LOC116006632 gene encoding uncharacterized protein At1g76660-like isoform X1 produces the protein MGSEQHRFPPPQQPLQPPPPPPPPRTFGLQFMGRNNDLRNWQVLDSQHKTFHKRWVGCWGGLSCFGRQKGGKRIVPASRMPEANSLANQPNGPQVGGVNNQTTGLPPHLLAPPSSPASFSTSALPSTAQSPSCFLSANSPGGPSSTMYATGPYAHETQLVSPPVFSTFTTEPSTAPFTPPPELAHLTTPSSPDVPYARFLSSSVGIKGTDKTNFVVASDLHSAYSLYPESPASNFRSPSSRTTGDCLPSPLNERELPQYDPSVASQELKTPESDSGGLYGLERAGNSKLSHDSNFFCPATFAQFYDHSFPLSGGRLSVSKESDAHSNAGNGHQNWQNKNCKQDAEEIEAYRASFGFSADEIVTTAQYVEITDVLDDSFSMTPFTSNKSQEQENIQIVSADKRTKAEKANKNMLSPQYCKSGSNHVAGVPDSNKTDNCSKKNPGDAFGASALDCPGVSDDEDIFSKMGNSRVRRNYHLGLSSSDAEVEYRRGRSWREGKGSGAWRG, from the exons ATGGGTTCGGAGCAGCATAGATTTCCTCCTCCCCAGCAACCGCTACAgccgccgccaccgccgccgccgcctcgtACCTTCGGG CTTCAATTTATGGGGCGGAATAATGATTTACGAAACTGGCAAGTTCTGGATTCCCAACATAAAACATTT CATAAAAGATGGGTTGGATGTTGGGGTGGATTGTCTTGTTTTGGCAgacaaaaaggtggaaaacgAATTGTACCTGCTTCACGTATGCCAGAGGCCAATTCATTGGCAAATCAGCCTAATGGACCACAAGTGGGGGGTGTGAATAATCAGACTACAGGACTTCCACCACATCTTTTGGCTCCACCTTCTTCTCCTGCATCCTTTTCTACTTCAGCACTCCCATCAACAGCTCAGTCACCAAGCTGTTTCTTGTCTGCCAACTCCCCTGGAGGTCCGTCATCAACTATGTATGCTACAGGTCCATATGCCCATGAGACACAACTAGTATCTCCTCCTGTGTTCTCTACCTTCACAACTGAGCCATCTACTGCTCCCTTCACACCTCCACCAGAATTAGCACATCTGACTACGCCCTCTTCCCCGGATGTGCCTTACGCTCGGTTCCTTTCTTCCTCTGTGGGTATTAAAGGCACTGACAAGACAAACTTTGTTGTTGCTAGTGATCTTCATTCAGCCTACTCTTTATATCCAGAGAGCCCTGCTAGTAATTTCAGATCACCTTCTTCAAGGACCACTGGTGACTGCTTGCCATCACCTCTTAATGAAAGGGAGTTACCTCAGTATGATCCTTCTGTTGCTTCACAAGAGCTCAAGACTCCAGAATCTGATTCGGGTGGTCTCTATGGATTGGAAAGAGCTGGCAACTCCAAGCTGTCACATGATTCAAATTTCTTCTGCCCAGCTACATTTGCCCAATTTTATGATCACTCGTTTCCTCTTTCTGGAGGCAGGTTGAGTGTCTCTAAGGAGTCTGATGCTCATTCAAATGCTGGAAATGGGCATCAGAACTGGCAGAACAAAAATTGCAAGCAAGATGCTGAGGAGATTGAAGCTTACAGAGCATCTTTTGGGTTTAGTGCTGATGAAATTGTCACTACAGCTCAGTATGTGGAGATTACTGATGTCTTAGATGACTCATTTAGTATGACACCCTTTACCTCCAATAAGTCTCAAGAACAGGAAAATATACAGATTGTGTCAGCAGATAAAAGGACAAAAGCAGAGAAAGCCAACAAAAACATGTTGAGTCCACAATATTGTAAATCAGGCTCAAACCATGTTGCTGGTGTTCCAGACAGCAACAAGACAG ATAATTGTTCAAAGAAGAATCCTGGAGATGCATTTGGAGCAAGTGCACTTGATTGTCCTGGTGTGAGCGATGATGAAGATATTTTCTCTAAGATGGGAAATTCCAGAGTTCGCAGGAACTATCACCTTGGTTTGTCTAGCTCTGATGCAGAGGTCGAGTACAGAAGAGGAAGAAGTTGGAGAGAAGGCAAAGGCAGTGGCGCATGGCGGGGGTAA
- the LOC116006632 gene encoding uncharacterized protein At1g76660-like isoform X2, translated as MGSEQHRFPPPQQPLQPPPPPPPPRTFGHKRWVGCWGGLSCFGRQKGGKRIVPASRMPEANSLANQPNGPQVGGVNNQTTGLPPHLLAPPSSPASFSTSALPSTAQSPSCFLSANSPGGPSSTMYATGPYAHETQLVSPPVFSTFTTEPSTAPFTPPPELAHLTTPSSPDVPYARFLSSSVGIKGTDKTNFVVASDLHSAYSLYPESPASNFRSPSSRTTGDCLPSPLNERELPQYDPSVASQELKTPESDSGGLYGLERAGNSKLSHDSNFFCPATFAQFYDHSFPLSGGRLSVSKESDAHSNAGNGHQNWQNKNCKQDAEEIEAYRASFGFSADEIVTTAQYVEITDVLDDSFSMTPFTSNKSQEQENIQIVSADKRTKAEKANKNMLSPQYCKSGSNHVAGVPDSNKTDNCSKKNPGDAFGASALDCPGVSDDEDIFSKMGNSRVRRNYHLGLSSSDAEVEYRRGRSWREGKGSGAWRG; from the exons ATGGGTTCGGAGCAGCATAGATTTCCTCCTCCCCAGCAACCGCTACAgccgccgccaccgccgccgccgcctcgtACCTTCGGG CATAAAAGATGGGTTGGATGTTGGGGTGGATTGTCTTGTTTTGGCAgacaaaaaggtggaaaacgAATTGTACCTGCTTCACGTATGCCAGAGGCCAATTCATTGGCAAATCAGCCTAATGGACCACAAGTGGGGGGTGTGAATAATCAGACTACAGGACTTCCACCACATCTTTTGGCTCCACCTTCTTCTCCTGCATCCTTTTCTACTTCAGCACTCCCATCAACAGCTCAGTCACCAAGCTGTTTCTTGTCTGCCAACTCCCCTGGAGGTCCGTCATCAACTATGTATGCTACAGGTCCATATGCCCATGAGACACAACTAGTATCTCCTCCTGTGTTCTCTACCTTCACAACTGAGCCATCTACTGCTCCCTTCACACCTCCACCAGAATTAGCACATCTGACTACGCCCTCTTCCCCGGATGTGCCTTACGCTCGGTTCCTTTCTTCCTCTGTGGGTATTAAAGGCACTGACAAGACAAACTTTGTTGTTGCTAGTGATCTTCATTCAGCCTACTCTTTATATCCAGAGAGCCCTGCTAGTAATTTCAGATCACCTTCTTCAAGGACCACTGGTGACTGCTTGCCATCACCTCTTAATGAAAGGGAGTTACCTCAGTATGATCCTTCTGTTGCTTCACAAGAGCTCAAGACTCCAGAATCTGATTCGGGTGGTCTCTATGGATTGGAAAGAGCTGGCAACTCCAAGCTGTCACATGATTCAAATTTCTTCTGCCCAGCTACATTTGCCCAATTTTATGATCACTCGTTTCCTCTTTCTGGAGGCAGGTTGAGTGTCTCTAAGGAGTCTGATGCTCATTCAAATGCTGGAAATGGGCATCAGAACTGGCAGAACAAAAATTGCAAGCAAGATGCTGAGGAGATTGAAGCTTACAGAGCATCTTTTGGGTTTAGTGCTGATGAAATTGTCACTACAGCTCAGTATGTGGAGATTACTGATGTCTTAGATGACTCATTTAGTATGACACCCTTTACCTCCAATAAGTCTCAAGAACAGGAAAATATACAGATTGTGTCAGCAGATAAAAGGACAAAAGCAGAGAAAGCCAACAAAAACATGTTGAGTCCACAATATTGTAAATCAGGCTCAAACCATGTTGCTGGTGTTCCAGACAGCAACAAGACAG ATAATTGTTCAAAGAAGAATCCTGGAGATGCATTTGGAGCAAGTGCACTTGATTGTCCTGGTGTGAGCGATGATGAAGATATTTTCTCTAAGATGGGAAATTCCAGAGTTCGCAGGAACTATCACCTTGGTTTGTCTAGCTCTGATGCAGAGGTCGAGTACAGAAGAGGAAGAAGTTGGAGAGAAGGCAAAGGCAGTGGCGCATGGCGGGGGTAA